In Desulfobaccales bacterium, a genomic segment contains:
- the mtaB gene encoding tRNA (N(6)-L-threonylcarbamoyladenosine(37)-C(2))-methylthiotransferase MtaB, with product MPTFRVITFGCKVNQCDSAGMTQELTARGWSAAPSDAVPDLMVVNTCTVTKRADQQARQTVRRLAREHPGLSIWVTGCYAQRAPHELAALPEVQAIFGNQEKARLAHMLKNFQDNPLYDPSFPSPLLGESWGGGENPPPPSPLPPGEGEEGISAKKSGVWQQVRDFSEATPFSPWQIQPIPGQTRARLKIQEGCSHRCSYCIVPKVRGPRRSLEPEAVLAAMQELAGLGYREVVLTGVDLGQYGLDHSPPSSLAALVQRITKITKMPFRVRLSSLEPQMVTPELLDTLAAWPNFCPHFHLPLQSGAAPVLTAMGRPYGPEEFRDLVHEITRRFPGVGLGLDVLVGFPGETDSDFEATRVLVDELPVTYLHVFPYSPRPGTLAAALRPLPGGVIQERARVMRELGRQKKQQFMEAQLGQVREVLVEGPTPQPGYLQGLSDHYLRVVFPGPADWRNRLIKVRLLARQGEVLRGEVVG from the coding sequence ATGCCCACTTTTCGCGTCATTACTTTCGGCTGTAAGGTGAACCAGTGCGACAGCGCCGGGATGACCCAGGAGCTTACGGCTCGGGGTTGGAGCGCCGCGCCCTCGGACGCAGTCCCGGACCTGATGGTGGTGAATACCTGCACCGTCACCAAACGTGCCGACCAGCAGGCCCGCCAGACCGTGCGCCGCCTGGCCCGGGAGCACCCCGGCCTGTCCATTTGGGTCACCGGTTGTTATGCTCAACGCGCCCCTCATGAACTGGCGGCCTTGCCAGAGGTTCAGGCCATTTTTGGGAACCAGGAAAAGGCCCGCCTGGCTCATATGTTAAAAAATTTTCAGGATAATCCCCTATATGATCCCTCTTTTCCCTCTCCCTTGCTGGGGGAGAGTTGGGGTGGGGGTGAAAATCCTCCTCCCCCCAGCCCCCTCCCACCAGGGGAGGGGGAGGAAGGAATTTCCGCAAAGAAGTCCGGAGTGTGGCAACAGGTGCGAGATTTTTCCGAGGCTACGCCCTTTTCTCCATGGCAAATTCAACCTATTCCCGGCCAGACCCGGGCCCGGCTCAAGATTCAGGAGGGCTGCAGTCACCGGTGCAGCTATTGCATTGTCCCGAAGGTTCGGGGTCCGCGCCGCAGCCTGGAGCCGGAGGCGGTGCTGGCGGCGATGCAAGAACTGGCCGGCCTGGGTTACCGGGAGGTGGTCCTCACCGGGGTTGACCTGGGCCAGTATGGACTGGATCACTCGCCGCCCTCCAGCTTGGCTGCCTTGGTGCAACGCATTACGAAAATAACAAAAATGCCCTTCCGGGTGCGCCTAAGCTCGCTAGAACCCCAGATGGTGACGCCGGAACTCCTGGATACGCTTGCCGCCTGGCCTAACTTCTGCCCCCATTTCCATCTGCCCCTGCAGAGCGGGGCCGCGCCCGTGTTGACGGCCATGGGGCGGCCTTACGGGCCGGAAGAGTTCCGTGACCTGGTTCATGAGATCACCCGACGGTTTCCCGGCGTGGGCTTGGGGCTGGACGTCCTGGTGGGGTTTCCGGGCGAGACCGACTCGGACTTTGAAGCCACGCGGGTTCTGGTTGACGAATTACCGGTGACCTACCTCCACGTCTTCCCATATTCGCCCCGCCCCGGCACCCTGGCGGCAGCCTTGCGGCCCCTGCCGGGGGGAGTAATTCAGGAGCGGGCCCGGGTCATGCGGGAGTTGGGACGACAGAAGAAGCAACAGTTCATGGAGGCTCAATTGGGGCAGGTGCGGGAAGTGCTGGTGGAAGGGCCGACGCCCCAG